From the genome of Virgibacillus proomii, one region includes:
- a CDS encoding N-acetylmuramoyl-L-alanine amidase, translating to MKKANFHVLRESKMDTILTEGGYMSSTIDNKQLRNKEVLKKAVRAIADYLDLKHKKRGFQTK from the coding sequence CTGAAAAAGGCTAATTTTCATGTGTTACGTGAATCTAAGATGGACACCATTCTGACAGAGGGAGGTTATATGAGTTCAACTATTGATAATAAGCAGTTACGTAATAAAGAAGTGCTGAAAAAAGCTGTACGGGCTATAGCTGATTACTTAGATCTAAAGCATAAAAAAAGGGGGTTCCAAACCAAGTAA
- a CDS encoding MarR family winged helix-turn-helix transcriptional regulator has protein sequence MKEQKLEVLDFGYLLMNAAKQLRYMLNQALSNYEVTSGQWAILKQLQYFEENTQRENCTSIFLSTHLGFDKPTISGMIRRLEEKELVIRVKHSRDKRSFFLQLTPKAYRIIPQLEKISEQITQDYLSIYTEEEKRKFYVLLEQANKRSD, from the coding sequence GTGAAGGAACAAAAACTAGAAGTCCTTGATTTTGGTTATTTATTAATGAATGCTGCAAAACAGTTGCGTTATATGTTAAATCAAGCCTTGAGTAATTATGAGGTTACAAGTGGTCAATGGGCTATTTTAAAACAACTACAATATTTTGAAGAAAATACACAAAGGGAAAATTGTACCAGTATTTTTTTGTCTACACATCTTGGATTTGATAAACCAACCATTTCAGGTATGATTCGCCGTTTAGAAGAAAAAGAATTGGTAATAAGGGTGAAGCATTCTCGAGATAAGCGCTCCTTTTTCCTTCAGTTAACACCTAAAGCTTATAGGATTATTCCTCAACTTGAAAAGATCAGTGAGCAAATTACACAAGACTATTTATCTATTTATACGGAAGAAGAAAAAAGGAAATTTTATGTATTATTAGAACAAGCAAACAAAAGGAGTGACTAA